From one Caldithrix abyssi DSM 13497 genomic stretch:
- a CDS encoding type I polyketide synthase, whose product MSEEFTGLEIAIVGMAGKFPGAETIEEFWQLLKEGKEAIRFFTEEELQEAGVDAQLIKDPNYVPARGIIKDEDKFDASFFDFFPREAEVMDPQHRLFLEIAWHALEDAGYTAETFEGLIGVFAGVSMNTYIYSYLLNRKGNISGAEGYQLSIGNDKDFLTTRVSYKLGLTGPSVDVQTACSTSLVATHIACLNLLNYNCDMALAGGVSITVPQKQGYLYQEGMILSKDGHCRAFDAKASGTVSGNGAGIVVLKRLEDALKDGDHIYAIIKGSAFNNDGANRIGYTAPSVDGQSQVIANAQIVANVNPETITYIETHGTGTSLGDPIEIKALTQVFREQTDRKQFCAIGSVKTNIGHLDAAAGVAGLIKATLALHHKQIPPSLHFEKPNPQIDFENSPFYVNTKLRDWQTENGAPRRAGVSSFGIGGTNVHAVLEEAPQMQPSDPARPYQLLLFSAKSKEALDRLTQKYVEFFKNNPQVNLADVAYTLQTGRTPLLKRRALVCQSVQQALEILETKDAKRLMTLGHEKQPEEPPVVFMFSGQGSQYVNMGRELYEHETVFKQAVDACADILQPIIGLDLREILYPSPEKFAWAQEQINQTQFTQPALFVVEYALARLWMHWGVEPAAMVGHSIGEYVAAHLAGVFSLKDALFVVAHRGRLMQSVKPGAMISVQLNESDVQPFLDEQVSLAALNAPGVTVLSGPFEAIEKIEKQLKEKSVAFRRLHTSHAFHSAMMEPILDEFRKIVSSITLNAPQLPYVSNVSGGWISVEEATDPDYYARQLRNGVRFMDNLSALIRELNPVLLEVGPGTALSTLARRHPEKQLNTTILASMRHPREETSDVAFILNTVGRLWLSGKFIDWKNYYGDERRLKLSLPRYPFERKRYWLDIKGGLGSMAVAQETDELQKLPMEKWFYVPSWQQKAMPRKKPALPEEQNWLILKDDTGLARNFVDFILKESLPLKLTTVEPGTAFHDQGENKFAMPIDHKESFEKLFEQLKASDRLPQHIVHCWNINASSQSSDILDEAFISGYLSLLYLVQTLQKVGMTQPLTLTIVTNHLFQVTGYDAYAPLKAIILGLSKVIPQEFPNISCKIIDLKLPHDVFGSLEPMSQNLIQEVFAHTDDPVVAFRARDRWTLEFRRIELPQSNPLHGYLKNEGRYLITGGLGRIGLRLAHYLSRQVKARLALLEVADFPQETSWAQWLAEHDENDAVSQKIKTLQTIKENGSEILILKADITDAASVQQAVSRAEERFGGLDGVIHAAGLVGEQAFKPIPELTREDLEAQLGPKLVGALNLRRALHQKTLDFVLLQSSVSAILGGYGFGAYAAANAGLDALVYLQNQDSNSNWLSVNWDGWNFDETMPSANQAQMEVARLALTPEEGLAAFERIFANPGFGQLIVSTGDLHQRIARWVKGVQKEETDDDKEKAMHDRPELPYEFVAPQNELQEEIAVVWRKLLGIQNIGINDNFFDLGGNSLMGTQLISELRAKFQVELPLRALFEDATISGVAKIIEQETAQKESAPIDQVENLLEQLKSMSDEQAAELLRQKKNKDDQE is encoded by the coding sequence ATGAGCGAAGAATTTACAGGCCTTGAAATTGCAATCGTGGGTATGGCCGGGAAATTCCCGGGCGCCGAAACCATTGAAGAATTCTGGCAATTATTGAAAGAAGGTAAGGAAGCCATCCGCTTTTTTACGGAAGAAGAATTGCAGGAAGCCGGTGTGGATGCGCAATTAATCAAAGATCCTAATTATGTGCCGGCGCGCGGCATTATTAAAGATGAAGATAAATTCGACGCCAGTTTTTTTGACTTCTTTCCGCGCGAAGCTGAAGTGATGGATCCCCAGCACCGCCTGTTTCTGGAAATCGCCTGGCATGCGCTGGAAGACGCGGGCTACACCGCCGAAACGTTCGAAGGTTTAATCGGTGTCTTCGCCGGGGTCAGCATGAACACCTACATCTATTCCTATCTGCTGAACCGCAAGGGCAACATTAGCGGCGCCGAAGGTTACCAGCTTTCGATCGGCAACGACAAAGATTTTTTAACCACGCGCGTCTCCTACAAACTGGGTTTAACCGGCCCCAGCGTGGACGTTCAAACGGCCTGTTCTACCTCGCTGGTTGCCACGCACATCGCCTGTTTAAATCTGTTAAATTACAACTGCGATATGGCGCTGGCAGGCGGTGTTTCCATTACCGTTCCGCAAAAACAGGGCTACCTTTACCAGGAAGGCATGATCCTATCTAAAGACGGCCACTGCCGCGCATTTGACGCCAAAGCCAGCGGCACGGTGAGCGGCAACGGCGCCGGCATTGTGGTGCTTAAACGGTTAGAAGACGCTCTGAAAGACGGCGACCACATCTACGCCATTATCAAAGGTTCGGCCTTTAACAACGACGGCGCCAATCGCATCGGCTACACCGCTCCTTCGGTGGACGGTCAGTCGCAGGTTATCGCCAACGCGCAGATCGTTGCTAATGTAAATCCCGAAACCATCACCTACATCGAAACGCACGGTACGGGCACCTCGCTGGGCGATCCCATCGAAATCAAAGCCCTCACCCAGGTTTTTCGCGAGCAAACCGATCGTAAGCAGTTTTGCGCCATCGGTTCGGTTAAAACCAACATCGGACACCTGGACGCCGCCGCCGGTGTGGCCGGATTAATCAAGGCAACCCTGGCTCTGCACCACAAACAAATTCCGCCGAGCCTTCATTTTGAAAAGCCCAATCCGCAAATCGATTTCGAAAATTCGCCTTTTTATGTCAACACGAAATTACGCGACTGGCAAACAGAAAACGGCGCCCCGCGCCGCGCAGGAGTCAGCTCCTTTGGCATTGGCGGCACCAACGTGCACGCCGTGCTGGAAGAAGCGCCGCAGATGCAGCCATCTGATCCGGCCCGGCCTTACCAGCTTTTACTTTTTTCCGCTAAAAGTAAAGAGGCGCTCGATCGACTGACGCAAAAATACGTGGAATTTTTCAAAAACAATCCGCAGGTCAATCTGGCCGATGTGGCTTACACCCTGCAAACAGGACGAACGCCGCTATTAAAACGCCGCGCTCTGGTTTGCCAGTCCGTTCAGCAAGCGCTGGAAATTCTGGAAACCAAAGACGCCAAACGGCTTATGACCCTGGGCCACGAAAAACAGCCGGAAGAGCCGCCCGTAGTCTTCATGTTCAGCGGTCAGGGCTCGCAGTACGTAAACATGGGGCGCGAACTGTACGAGCACGAAACGGTCTTTAAACAGGCCGTGGACGCCTGCGCCGATATTTTGCAGCCGATCATCGGGCTGGATTTAAGAGAGATTCTCTACCCCTCCCCCGAAAAGTTCGCATGGGCGCAGGAACAGATCAATCAAACACAATTTACGCAGCCGGCGTTGTTTGTTGTGGAATACGCCCTGGCCAGATTATGGATGCACTGGGGCGTGGAGCCGGCCGCCATGGTCGGGCACAGCATTGGCGAATATGTGGCGGCCCATCTGGCCGGCGTGTTCAGCTTAAAAGACGCGTTGTTTGTGGTGGCCCACCGCGGTCGCCTGATGCAAAGCGTAAAGCCAGGCGCCATGATCAGCGTGCAGTTGAACGAAAGCGATGTTCAGCCCTTCCTGGATGAACAGGTTTCACTGGCCGCCCTCAATGCGCCCGGCGTAACGGTTCTTTCCGGCCCTTTTGAAGCTATCGAAAAGATCGAAAAACAACTCAAAGAAAAGAGCGTGGCCTTTCGACGCCTGCACACCTCCCACGCCTTCCACTCTGCAATGATGGAACCCATTCTGGACGAGTTCCGCAAAATCGTAAGCAGCATTACGCTCAACGCGCCGCAACTGCCTTACGTTTCTAATGTCAGCGGCGGATGGATTTCGGTGGAAGAAGCTACCGATCCCGACTACTACGCCCGGCAGTTACGTAACGGCGTGCGCTTCATGGATAATTTAAGCGCCCTCATTCGGGAATTAAATCCGGTATTACTGGAAGTCGGCCCTGGAACCGCTCTTAGCACGCTGGCGCGCAGACATCCCGAAAAACAGCTCAACACCACCATTTTAGCTTCCATGCGTCACCCGCGCGAGGAGACATCGGATGTGGCCTTTATCTTAAACACCGTCGGGCGCCTGTGGTTGAGCGGCAAATTCATTGACTGGAAAAATTATTACGGCGATGAACGGCGGTTGAAGCTTTCGCTGCCGCGCTACCCGTTTGAACGCAAACGCTACTGGCTGGATATTAAAGGCGGCCTGGGCAGCATGGCCGTTGCTCAGGAAACAGACGAGCTGCAGAAGCTGCCCATGGAAAAATGGTTTTACGTTCCATCCTGGCAGCAAAAGGCCATGCCCCGCAAAAAGCCCGCACTGCCAGAAGAACAAAACTGGCTGATCTTAAAAGACGACACCGGGCTGGCGCGCAACTTTGTCGATTTTATCCTTAAAGAATCCCTGCCGCTGAAGTTAACCACCGTGGAGCCGGGCACGGCTTTCCATGATCAGGGCGAAAATAAATTTGCCATGCCCATCGACCATAAAGAGAGTTTTGAAAAGCTCTTTGAGCAACTAAAAGCCAGCGATCGGCTTCCGCAGCATATCGTCCACTGCTGGAACATCAACGCCAGCAGCCAGTCGTCCGACATTCTTGACGAAGCGTTTATCTCCGGCTATCTGAGTTTGCTGTACCTGGTTCAAACTCTGCAGAAAGTCGGGATGACTCAACCGCTTACCTTAACCATTGTCACCAACCACCTGTTTCAGGTAACCGGCTACGACGCCTACGCGCCGCTTAAAGCCATCATTCTGGGGTTAAGCAAAGTCATTCCGCAGGAATTTCCGAATATCTCCTGTAAGATTATTGATCTTAAACTGCCGCACGACGTCTTTGGCAGCCTGGAGCCCATGTCTCAGAATCTGATTCAGGAAGTCTTTGCGCACACCGACGATCCGGTTGTGGCCTTCCGTGCGCGCGATCGCTGGACTCTGGAATTCCGGCGCATCGAACTGCCGCAAAGCAATCCCCTGCATGGTTATTTAAAAAACGAAGGCCGCTACCTGATAACCGGCGGATTGGGACGCATCGGTCTGCGCCTGGCGCACTACCTTTCGCGGCAGGTTAAAGCCAGGCTCGCCCTGCTGGAAGTGGCCGATTTTCCTCAGGAAACAAGCTGGGCGCAATGGCTGGCAGAACATGACGAAAACGACGCCGTCAGCCAGAAAATAAAAACATTACAGACCATCAAAGAGAATGGCTCTGAAATTTTGATCTTAAAAGCCGATATTACCGACGCTGCTTCCGTTCAGCAGGCCGTTTCCAGAGCAGAAGAGCGCTTTGGCGGTCTGGACGGCGTAATCCACGCGGCGGGGTTGGTCGGCGAACAGGCCTTTAAACCCATTCCGGAATTAACGCGCGAAGACCTGGAAGCGCAGCTTGGCCCCAAACTGGTGGGCGCGCTGAATTTGCGCCGCGCCCTGCACCAAAAGACGCTCGATTTTGTGTTGCTGCAATCGTCCGTTTCCGCCATCCTGGGCGGCTACGGCTTTGGCGCGTACGCCGCGGCTAATGCCGGCCTGGACGCGCTGGTGTACCTGCAAAATCAGGACAGCAACAGCAACTGGCTGAGCGTTAACTGGGACGGCTGGAATTTTGACGAAACCATGCCCTCCGCAAACCAGGCGCAAATGGAAGTGGCGCGTCTGGCTTTAACCCCGGAAGAAGGCCTGGCCGCCTTTGAACGCATTTTCGCCAATCCGGGGTTTGGTCAATTGATCGTTTCTACCGGCGATTTACACCAACGGATTGCGCGCTGGGTTAAAGGCGTTCAAAAAGAAGAAACCGACGACGACAAAGAAAAAGCCATGCACGACCGCCCGGAGCTGCCTTACGAATTTGTCGCTCCGCAAAACGAGCTACAGGAAGAGATCGCCGTGGTGTGGCGTAAACTGCTGGGCATTCAAAACATTGGCATTAACGATAACTTTTTCGATCTGGGCGGCAACTCACTGATGGGCACACAGCTCATTTCCGAACTGCGCGCTAAATTTCAGGTTGAGCTGCCCCTGCGCGCCCTGTTCGAAGACGCCACTATTTCCGGCGTGGCCAAAATTATTGAACAGGAAACCGCCCAAAAAGAAAGCGCGCCCATCGACCAGGTGGAAAACCTGTTAGAACAGCTTAAATCCATGTCCGACGAACAGGCGGCCGAATTGCTGCGGCAAAAGAAAAACAAGGATGACCAGGAATGA
- a CDS encoding non-ribosomal peptide synthetase, with the protein MNKGFSTEEIIKQVLSLPYEKRELFEILLREQGIELNDLVILPQPRNTNRFPLSFSQQRLWFLDRLEPGSPLYNIPSILRIKGDLNIKALEKSLNEVIKRHEVLRTTFAEENGHPLQVIAPELYIPIEQIDLSALPADQQEHEFHRMAMEEALKPFDLTSGPLLRITLLKFGEQHFGLLLVMHHIVSDNWSTGLFVHEIMRLYTASVQGKPANLEPLAIQYADFAVWQRKWLKGKTLQQQLDYWRQKLAGIPPLLELPLDRPRPAYQTYNGNFKLFEIAPDLAEKLRDLSRRQDVTLFMTLLAAFFVLLHRYSSQNDICVGSPIANRNRKETENLIGFFVNTLVLRATIEDNPKFTEFLKQIKETTLGAYANQDLPFEMLVEELQPERDMSHSPLFQAMFVMNNAPVEKLQLPGLEIELIELENKTTKFDLILNVTDGDLPLKCKLEYNTDLFNDQTMDRLIAHYLKILEEIVADPQIRVGQINLLTPEEYKLLVEDWSQPEAWYDEQKSIVGLFEEQAAKTADSIALRVKSEALTYAQLNAQANQFARYLLKKGLTKGQIMGVNADRSPEMIVAMLGVLKAGGVYLPLDPDYPLDRLEYMLQDSGAGLLVTKGYFKNQPQALGEKIFLDEEWPAILNESPENLNVNLEAQDVAYVIYTSGSTGQPKGVEVQHGPLANHCQDMKDYYQLTEDDNVLQFAALNFDASIEQILPPLISGATVCMRDNEIWSAAQFAQKIKEYDLTVINPPTAYWNQFVQELAKQPELLPENRIRLIIVGGDVFRLDTLQAWQKINLKGARLLNAYGPTETVITASTFAVPAQFEGRSVPIGRPRANREFYVIDPYGHPAPIGIPGELLIGGGNLAKGYLKRDDLTKERFVLNPLKPERGRVYKTGDRVRFLADGNIEFLGRVDHQLKIRGFRIELGEIESILNELPGIKQAVVQAFDVERRDKTLVAYYEAEDGQELKQELLREKLRQFLPEYMIPALFIRLEKIPLTPAGKINRHALPRPDFSRIRSSAPFVAPRTESEEKLARIVREILNIEQVGVFDNFFELGGHSMMATQVVSKIQEEFGVNLPLRTFFEYPTIDGIANQIAEAQLEQESPEELESLLAELEDLSDEEVSKLLEEGENDESASMTQPEANPSIIPPRNEVEKYILELWKQVLQVDELSVTDNFFARGGDDQKAQRFIQQLIDDFHHLPPPGVLLYAPTVEQFALFMQEYFSDFVEKKFGKVPPLPQDCAEERWRAIANEPVLTEEALERFKKIIVPLRVDSSTAPQKNKQAIFIFSPPRSGSTLLRVILQGHSRLFAPPEMDLLSFNFLKERHEFFEKSGLLLWNEAIPRTLMEVFHCDETEAQEIYDAYLRQNISTHEFYRRLQMKINPQLFVDKTPAYAIDLNILNRAEEEFENTLYIHLQRHPYATIYSFLEARLDQNFFKFEHPFTRRQLAELIWLVSHLNIINFLSQIPEQRKYVLKYEDLLQNPEREIRQLCQFLKLPFEPEMLEPYHGDKMTSGMQKNRQMVGDYKFYLYRKIDPRAATRWKNFHHKDFLSEMSIEVARKLGYF; encoded by the coding sequence ATGAACAAAGGATTTTCAACAGAAGAAATCATCAAACAGGTTCTGAGCTTACCGTACGAAAAACGCGAACTCTTTGAAATTTTGCTGCGCGAACAGGGTATTGAATTAAACGATCTGGTAATTTTACCGCAGCCGCGCAACACCAATCGTTTTCCGCTTTCTTTCTCCCAGCAGCGGCTGTGGTTTCTGGATCGACTGGAACCCGGCAGCCCGTTGTACAACATTCCTTCAATCCTGAGAATTAAAGGCGATTTAAATATCAAGGCCCTGGAAAAAAGCCTGAACGAGGTGATCAAACGGCATGAGGTGTTGCGCACCACTTTTGCCGAAGAAAACGGGCATCCTCTGCAGGTGATTGCGCCGGAACTTTACATTCCCATCGAACAGATCGACCTTTCGGCCCTGCCTGCCGACCAGCAGGAGCACGAATTTCATCGGATGGCCATGGAAGAAGCGCTTAAACCTTTTGATCTGACCAGCGGACCGCTCCTGCGCATTACCCTGTTAAAATTTGGTGAGCAACATTTTGGTCTGCTTCTGGTCATGCACCATATCGTGAGCGACAACTGGTCCACCGGCCTGTTTGTGCACGAGATCATGCGTCTGTACACCGCCAGCGTGCAGGGCAAACCGGCCAATCTCGAGCCCCTGGCCATCCAGTACGCCGATTTTGCCGTATGGCAGCGCAAATGGCTAAAAGGTAAAACCCTGCAACAGCAACTGGACTATTGGCGCCAAAAATTAGCCGGCATTCCGCCCTTGCTGGAACTGCCCCTTGACCGTCCGCGGCCGGCCTACCAGACCTACAACGGCAATTTTAAGCTGTTTGAAATTGCGCCCGACCTTGCAGAAAAATTACGCGATTTAAGCCGCCGGCAGGATGTCACCCTGTTTATGACCCTGCTGGCCGCCTTTTTTGTGCTGTTGCACCGCTACAGCAGTCAAAACGACATCTGCGTGGGCTCGCCCATCGCCAACCGCAACCGCAAAGAGACGGAAAATTTAATCGGCTTTTTCGTCAACACCCTGGTGCTACGCGCCACCATCGAAGACAACCCCAAATTCACCGAATTTTTAAAACAGATCAAAGAAACCACCCTGGGCGCTTACGCTAATCAGGATTTGCCCTTTGAGATGCTGGTGGAAGAGCTGCAGCCCGAACGGGACATGAGCCATTCGCCGCTCTTTCAGGCCATGTTCGTCATGAACAACGCGCCGGTTGAAAAATTGCAGCTGCCCGGCCTGGAAATCGAATTAATCGAACTGGAAAACAAGACCACCAAATTCGATCTCATTCTGAATGTTACCGACGGCGATTTGCCGCTTAAGTGTAAACTGGAATACAACACCGATCTTTTTAACGATCAGACCATGGATCGTCTGATTGCGCATTACCTGAAAATATTAGAAGAAATCGTCGCCGACCCGCAGATCCGCGTCGGCCAGATCAATCTTTTAACTCCGGAAGAATACAAATTGCTGGTGGAAGACTGGAGCCAGCCGGAAGCCTGGTACGACGAGCAGAAATCAATCGTCGGCCTTTTTGAAGAACAGGCTGCTAAAACGGCGGATTCCATCGCCCTGCGCGTCAAAAGCGAAGCGTTGACCTATGCTCAGTTAAACGCGCAGGCCAACCAGTTTGCCCGCTACCTGTTGAAAAAAGGACTTACTAAAGGGCAGATCATGGGCGTAAACGCCGACCGCTCGCCAGAGATGATTGTGGCCATGTTAGGCGTTTTGAAGGCCGGCGGCGTGTACCTGCCGCTCGATCCGGATTATCCTTTAGATCGGCTGGAGTACATGCTCCAGGATTCTGGCGCCGGCCTGCTGGTAACCAAAGGCTATTTTAAAAACCAGCCGCAAGCCCTGGGCGAAAAAATATTTTTAGATGAAGAGTGGCCGGCCATTTTAAACGAATCGCCGGAGAATTTGAACGTTAACTTAGAGGCGCAGGATGTGGCCTACGTCATCTACACTTCCGGTTCCACTGGCCAGCCTAAAGGCGTGGAGGTTCAGCACGGCCCGCTGGCCAACCACTGCCAGGACATGAAAGACTACTACCAGCTCACAGAAGACGACAACGTGTTACAGTTTGCGGCATTAAATTTCGACGCTTCCATCGAACAGATTTTGCCGCCTTTAATCAGCGGCGCCACGGTGTGCATGCGCGACAACGAAATCTGGAGCGCAGCCCAGTTCGCGCAAAAAATCAAAGAGTACGATTTAACCGTCATCAATCCGCCCACCGCCTACTGGAATCAATTTGTGCAGGAACTGGCCAAACAACCGGAACTGCTGCCCGAAAACCGCATTCGGCTGATCATTGTGGGCGGCGATGTGTTCCGCCTGGACACACTGCAGGCCTGGCAAAAAATCAATCTAAAAGGCGCCCGACTGCTCAACGCCTACGGGCCCACCGAAACGGTCATCACCGCTTCTACTTTTGCGGTGCCTGCGCAGTTTGAGGGCCGATCCGTGCCCATCGGACGACCGCGCGCCAATCGCGAATTTTACGTCATCGATCCTTACGGCCATCCGGCGCCCATCGGCATTCCGGGCGAGCTGCTCATTGGCGGCGGCAATCTGGCCAAAGGCTATTTAAAACGCGACGATTTAACAAAAGAACGTTTTGTCCTCAATCCCTTAAAACCGGAACGAGGGCGCGTTTACAAAACCGGCGATCGCGTGCGTTTTCTGGCGGACGGCAACATTGAATTTTTAGGACGGGTGGACCATCAGTTAAAAATCCGCGGTTTTCGTATTGAATTGGGTGAAATCGAATCCATTCTCAACGAACTGCCGGGCATCAAACAGGCCGTGGTGCAGGCCTTTGATGTGGAGCGACGCGACAAAACTCTGGTGGCCTATTACGAAGCCGAAGACGGCCAGGAACTAAAGCAGGAATTATTGAGAGAAAAATTACGTCAATTTTTACCTGAGTACATGATTCCCGCTCTTTTTATCCGGCTGGAAAAAATCCCCCTCACTCCGGCCGGTAAAATCAACCGCCATGCCCTGCCCAGACCTGATTTTTCCAGGATTCGTTCTTCCGCGCCGTTTGTTGCGCCGCGCACCGAATCGGAAGAAAAGTTGGCGAGAATCGTGCGCGAAATTTTAAACATTGAACAGGTTGGCGTGTTCGATAACTTTTTTGAACTGGGCGGCCACTCCATGATGGCCACGCAGGTGGTTTCAAAAATTCAGGAAGAGTTTGGCGTTAATCTGCCCCTCAGAACTTTTTTCGAGTATCCCACCATTGACGGCATTGCCAACCAGATCGCCGAAGCGCAACTGGAACAGGAAAGCCCGGAAGAATTGGAATCCTTACTGGCCGAACTGGAAGATTTAAGCGACGAAGAAGTAAGCAAACTGTTAGAAGAAGGCGAAAACGACGAGTCTGCTTCCATGACGCAGCCTGAAGCCAATCCATCCATCATACCGCCTAGAAATGAAGTGGAAAAATACATTTTAGAATTGTGGAAGCAGGTTCTGCAGGTGGATGAACTTTCTGTTACCGACAACTTTTTTGCCCGGGGCGGAGACGATCAAAAAGCGCAGCGCTTTATTCAACAACTGATCGATGACTTTCATCACCTGCCGCCGCCCGGCGTTTTGCTTTACGCGCCCACGGTCGAACAATTTGCCCTGTTCATGCAGGAATATTTCTCCGATTTCGTTGAAAAAAAATTCGGCAAGGTACCGCCTTTACCACAGGATTGCGCCGAAGAAAGATGGCGGGCCATTGCAAACGAACCTGTACTTACGGAAGAGGCGCTGGAGCGGTTTAAAAAAATTATTGTGCCCTTACGTGTTGATTCTTCTACCGCCCCACAAAAAAACAAGCAGGCCATTTTTATCTTCTCTCCGCCGCGCTCGGGCTCAACCTTGCTGCGCGTCATTTTGCAAGGCCACTCCCGGCTCTTTGCCCCGCCGGAAATGGATCTTCTCTCCTTTAACTTTTTAAAAGAACGACACGAGTTTTTTGAAAAAAGCGGGCTGCTCCTCTGGAATGAAGCCATCCCCAGAACGTTAATGGAAGTCTTTCACTGCGATGAAACGGAAGCGCAGGAAATTTACGACGCCTATCTCCGGCAGAACATCTCCACCCATGAATTTTACAGGCGCCTGCAAATGAAGATCAATCCACAGCTATTTGTGGATAAAACGCCCGCTTATGCCATCGATCTAAACATTTTAAACCGTGCGGAAGAAGAATTTGAAAACACGCTGTACATTCATCTTCAGCGCCATCCGTACGCCACAATTTACTCCTTTCTGGAGGCCAGGCTGGATCAGAACTTTTTTAAATTCGAACATCCTTTTACCCGACGACAGCTGGCCGAACTCATCTGGTTAGTTAGCCATCTGAATATCATAAACTTTTTAAGTCAAATTCCGGAACAGCGAAAATATGTACTAAAATATGAAGATCTGCTCCAAAATCCGGAAAGAGAAATTCGCCAATTGTGCCAGTTTTTAAAGCTGCCTTTTGAGCCGGAGATGTTAGAACCCTATCACGGCGATAAAATGACCAGCGGCATGCAAAAAAATAGGCAAATGGTGGGCGATTACAAATTTTACCTGTATCGCAAAATCGATCCCAGAGCGGCCACGCGCTGGAAAAATTTCCACCATAAAGACTTTTTAAGCGAAATGTCCATCGAGGTGGCCAGAAAGCTCGGATATTTTTAA